The sequence CCGCCCCGatgtcgtgtaagtcaccgccccgatgtcgtgtaagtcaccgccccgatgtcgtgtaagtcaccgccccgatgtcgtgtaagtcaccgccccAATGTCATGTCCGTCACCGCCGCCgtgtcgtgtaagtcaccgccccaatgtcgtgtaagtcaccgccgccgtgtcgtgtaagtcaccgccccAATGTCGTGTCCGTCACCGCCGCCgtgtcgtgtaagtcaccgccccgatgtcgtgtaagtcaccgccccggtgtcgtgtaagtcaccgccccGGTGTCGTGTAAGTCAACGCCCCGgtgtcgtgtaagtcaccgccGCCGTGCcgtgtaagtcaccgccccgatgtcgtgtaagtcaccgccgccgtgtcgtgtaagtcaccgccccAATGTCGTGTCCGTCACCGCCGCCgtgtcgtgtaagtcaccgccccGATGTGTAAGTCACCGCCGCCgtgtcgtgtaagtcaccgccccgatgtcgtgtaagtcaccgccgccgtgtcgtgtaagtcaccgtcccgatgtcgtgtaagtcaccgccgccgtgtcgtgtaagtcaccgccccgatgacgtgtaagtcaccgccccgatgtcgtgtaagtcaccgcctccgtgtcgtgtaagtcaccgccccgatgtcgtgtaagtcaccgccccgatgacgtgtaagtcaccgccccAATGTCGTGTCCGTCACCGCCGCCgtgtcgtgtaagtcaccgccccAATGTCGTGTCCGTCACCGCCGCCGTGTCGTGTAAGTCACCACCGCCGTGTCGTGTAAGTCACCACCCCAatgtcgtgtaagtcaccgccgccgtgtcgtgtaagtcaccgccccggtgtcgtgtaagtcaccgccccGGTGTCGTGTAAGTCAACGCCCCGGTGTCGTGTAAGTCAACGCCCAGgtgtcgtgtaagtcaccgccccGGTGTCGTGTAAGTCAACGCCCCGGTGTCGTGTAAGTCAACGCCCCGgtgtcgtgtaagtcaccgccccGGGGTCGTCACCACAAGCTTGTGTTCTAATGGCTCTTTGACCTCAGATGAATTTTCTAATGTCACTGAGTTTACACACAACTGATTTACTATTCACTTCTAGACAAGTGTTTAAATAACAAAGGGCAGGAAAATTTCTTTCCTTATTGGCCTCATTGTTTTCTTAttggtcaggtgtgtgtgtgtgtgtgtgtgtgtgtgtgtgtgtgtgtgtgtgtgtgtgtgtgtgtgtgtgtgtgtgtgtgtgtgtgtgtgagtcataaATGCCAGAGTATTACTCAAAGGACTCTGAGTGTGTATTAACCCCCACAGTGAGTGTATGCGTTTGTTCGAGatgcttgtttttgtgtgtgtgtgttttattgctgCATTCTTCTGTAGTGCAGTTGGACAGGGGGACAGGAacggtaagtgtgtgtgtgtgtgtgtgtgtgtgtgtgtgtgtacagatttgTTAAACAACTTAATCAGCATCATAATCACTTAATTCTTCTGTCTTTACTTTGTGAATATTAACAATAAGAGTAGATAAGAGAAACAGAATATGTAAATGttagattggtgtgtgtgtgtgtgtgtgtgtgtgtgtgtgtgtgtgtgtgtttctatagaAATCTGTAAACAGATAGAAGACTTTAATCCTTGCCCAGAACCCTGGACCTGTAATTTAGCTGTCAGTCAGTGCTACTGTAAGACACAAACTCCTTACTGCAGGTAAACAGTCTGTAACCCGTCaccagtcagtgtgtgtgttgatgaagtgAGGGATTGATTATTGATCAGATGACACTAATAAAATGtcctttatttgttgttgtgtttaggTGTAAAAATTATATTGATGAGTTTTATCTGGGGAAGAGCTGCTCTCAGAAATGGACGACGTTGTCCTTTGCCCTTGTAGCGACGCTTCCTGGAGTTGTGCTGGCGTTTGTGATCGGAGTCTCTGTTCACCTCGCACACAGATTTGGGAAATCCAGCAAGAGCCACAGGTCAgggacaccccccccccccatccccccgacccccagacacacacacaaccgttGTGGAAATGGATAACAGGGACAATCAGATTAACACTGCATAtcattcttgtgtgtgtgtgtgtgtgtgtgtgtgtgtgtgtgtgtgtgtgttcgttccaGAGCAGGGAATGAACTCACCAATATTCCAGGACATGTTTTGTCCCCCCGAGTTATTTTTGCATCTGACTTGGAGGtgagttgtttattattaaatcacatacacactaaactcCCTCTCCACCTCACCAGGGCTCTCAAACACACCAGAGTCTgtgacactacacacacacacacacacacacacacacacgaatccACTCTAGGAGGTGGTGCTTATTGGAATTTAGTCTCACAGGGAAAGCAGGTGAAGTGTTTCATGGAGGAGGAGATGGTCCAGATTCAGTGCTCTAACCAGAACACTAAACATCTCACCTCTGAGGAACACAGGTGGAGGTCAGATAAGAGATGTAGCTTAACATCCTAAACCAGAGAAGAGATGTTTTGGGATTGTTCTACTCTGGTATCATCTTCCTCTCTTCAGTCCCACTTTGGACAAATACTAAACTCAGATTTATGTAGTTTCCAGGAGGAAATGATGGATTTTTGAAACTTTATACACGAGAGTAGTCTGTAAAAGACCAGAGTCAAAACAACACTAATCCATCTGCAATCTCAACCAGTTCCATACAGGTGTCATGGTCTCTTACAGTTTATTCCAGCAGGTCATGGGTTCATTACCCAGACTGTGTTTTTCCGCTCAGACTCCTGTCTGAAAGCTGAGCCGCATCCCATGGAGCTGCAGGATCTCACACACAGAAGACTTCAGCTCTTGGCTTATAAACAGCTTTGACCAAGATTCAGACTTTGTTTGTGAGATTTGCTGAAGTTCATCTGATCATTTAAATCCCACTGGTTCTAGGATCCTCTCGGTGGATTTGAACTGATCCCCCTGCTGACTCtaggtgttgtgtgtgatggtgacaGAACACTGTGGATCTGTTCTACATTAAACTGCTTATTTGTTATCAGTGTAGAGTTTTGGATGGATGTAGAACTGAACCATATTTTACACTGTTTATGatcataaacattttcatttcctcaATAAACACAGTGCTGATCATCAGGGAAATaatatacacagatacacaccacgatgtgtgtgtgtgtgtgtgtgtgtgtgtgtgtgtgtgtgagagacctgGTCTTTAtgattctctctcttctgtttaaGTCTCCTCTGAGCACCCGGAcccctcatcctcctcctgGTCATGGCCTCATGCCAGTACAGATGGGCGTTCCCATGTTATTTCCTCGTCCATACAggtgactgctgtgtgtgtgtgtgtgtgtgtgtgtgtgtgtgttggaggagGTGGCCTTGCTGTATTATTTTCGGGATGATTTTACAAATTTTTGCaggtatttttcatttttaaaatccattaaggtgtttgtgtatgtgttcatgtgtgtgtgtgtgtgtgttcatgtgtgtgtttgtgtgtttgtgtgtgcgcgcacgcagTGTTtcagataaaacacacattgGTGAACCACCAGTGGGAGCTCCTCGACAACAGTATAGGTACaacacacgtctctctctccttctcacacacacaacacacacacttacagttgTACAGTGAATGAGtggggcatgtgtgtgtgtgtgtgtgtgtgtgtgtgtgtgtgtgtgtgtgtgtgtgtgtgtgtgtgtgttgtagctaCACAAGGGGCAGGGATCAGGCTCAAGTGCCCAATAATCTGTATTCTAGTGCGAGGAATCCGTATGAGGAGCAAAATGTGTCTGCTCAACTGTACAACCAGCCACATTCACCTCAATCTTATGAGGCGCAGGTCTGTAACTCTGTCTgttactctgtctgtctgtcactctgtctgtctgtcactctgttaatctgtctgttactctgtctgttactctgtctgtctgttactctgtctgtctgttactctgtctgttactctgtctgtctgtcactctgttactctgtctgtctgtctctgtctgttactgtctgtctgttactctgtctgttactctgtctgtctgttactctgtctgtctgtctctgtctgtctgttactgtctgtctgttactctgtctgtctgtcactctgtctgtctgtcactctgttactctgtctgttactctgtctgtctgtctgtgtctaacACACATTAGTACCTGTGAGTGTTAAAACTGTTATGATATTGATGCTTGTCtttgtacattatatttatgcattatattttatatttataaacgtTTTAGACGATGGCTCCGCCCCCTGCCCCGCCCTTCAGTGCTCCAGCATATTGTAGTGTGTTCCCTCGAGCTCAGATCGGCCGCCTGTACTGACCGCCCTctcgtctcacacacacctcactctgGTGTTTCTGACctgtttaaatttattattctgtctgtttcatatattttaataataacaattatcaGAAATGTTTCATGGCAAACTTGAGGTTCTGTTGATTGTTGACTTTTATATAATCCTGTCTTGTCTGTGCTCATTTCTTCACActgaataaaaactaaatgaaagGAGCAGATTTTGTGTCCCACagtcattacagcacagtgttgGAGTTCTGAGGTGGAGTCTGTAGAGCGCAGAGACAGTCATGATGCAGCACAGCAGCTTCAGGGAGCTTTAAACCAGATCAATGTATTTATTCACTCCATATGGGGCGGGGCTCTCATTAGCATTATGGGGCGGGGCTCTCATTAGCATTATGGGGCGGGGCTCTCATTAGCATTATGGGGCGGGACTCTCATTAGCATTATGGGGCGGGGCTCTCATTAGCATTATGGGGCGGGACTCTCATTAGCATTATGGGGCGGGGCTCTCATTAGCATTATGGGGCGGGACTCTCATTAGCATTATGGGGCGGGACTCTCATTAGCATTATGGGGCGGGGCTCTCATTAGCATTATGGGGCGGGACTCTCATTAGCATTATGGGGCGGGACTCTCATTAGCATTATGGGGCGGGGCTCTCATTAGCATTATGGGGCGGGGCTCTCATTAGCATTATGGGGCGGGACTCTCATTAGCATTATGGGGCGGGACTCTCATTAGCATATTCATCTGGAGCACAAAGCCGAGCAGTTTTTTAAGTTTAATGAGTTTGAAGGTGTCCAGTTCTTCAGACATTTCTCAGTAAATGTGTTTATCCGAAGTACTTATTCCATTTGAGTTTAATTTCTGAGTAacccagtacacacacacacacacacacacacacacacacacacacacacacacaaatcaactgAAAACGTTTATTTCAGAGTCAGGTGAATGTGTGTAAGTCACTTGGAGACTgtctccactgtgtgtgtgtgtacgcttcTAGCCCATATTCTGGCGGTTGCCGTATCCTCGACGGTGTGTGTCTTTCCAGTTGTCCCAGTCTCTCgccttctgtaaagcttcttcatcatcctcttcctccttcctctccttttcctctttctctcggTCCTCTGCGTCCACATccactacacaaacaaacaccctTCAGTAACTGATTATCTCTCAATGATAACATGACGTCTCACTGAAGGGTTGTTTTATGTCTAGGTGTAGTCTCTAAAGAGGGTttaaccactgtgtgtgtgtgtgtgtgtgtgtgtgtgtgtgtgtgtgtgtgtgtgtatacctgtccTCTGAGGGATGCCTTGGTCAGGTAAACATCCTCTCATTCTGTGCTGTTCATACCAGTCGTCTACTGTCATGGTGGGAAGACTGGGATATCCTGCACCAAAtaccctgaaacacacacacacacacacacacacacacacacacacacacacacacacacacacacacacacacacacaaccttgtAAGTTCATGACTATAAACCTGATTTCTATAAACATCAGGAGTAAAGTGTTAAATCTGAAACAACAGACTGCAGATCAGATAAACTCTGACTCGTCTGATTCACTGCAGCATCATCACACTTCTGTTGTAAACCTGCTGTGAGATCAGTAACTGACACTCAACACAGAGCACTCAACACAGAGCACTCAACACAGAGCACTCAACACAGAGCACTCAACACAGAGCACTCAACACTCAGCACAGAGCACTCAGCACTCAACACAGAG comes from Tachysurus vachellii isolate PV-2020 chromosome 26, HZAU_Pvac_v1, whole genome shotgun sequence and encodes:
- the zgc:158432 gene encoding uncharacterized protein zgc:158432 isoform X1; its protein translation is MRLFEMLVFVCVCFIAAFFCSAVGQGDRNEICKQIEDFNPCPEPWTCNLAVSQCYCKTQTPYCRCKNYIDEFYLGKSCSQKWTTLSFALVATLPGVVLAFVIGVSVHLAHRFGKSSKSHRAGNELTNIPGHVLSPRVIFASDLESPLSTRTPHPPPGHGLMPVQMGVPMLFPRPYSVSDKTHIGEPPVGAPRQQYSYTRGRDQAQVPNNLYSSARNPYEEQNVSAQLYNQPHSPQSYEAQTMAPPPAPPFSAPAYCSVFPRAQIGRLY
- the zgc:158432 gene encoding uncharacterized protein zgc:158432 isoform X2; this translates as MRLFEMLVFVCVCFIAAFFCSAVGQGDRNEICKQIEDFNPCPEPWTCNLAVSQCYCKTQTPYCRCKNYIDEFYLGKSCSQKWTTLSFALVATLPGVVLAFVIGVSVHLAHRFGKSSKSHRAGNELTNIPGHVLSPRVIFASDLESPLSTRTPHPPPGHGLMPVQMGVPMLFPRPYSVSDKTHIGEPPVGAPRQQYSARNPYEEQNVSAQLYNQPHSPQSYEAQTMAPPPAPPFSAPAYCSVFPRAQIGRLY